GAAGCCGACATCCGAAAGCGTGCGGCGATGTCCGTGCGCCGATTGTTGAAGGCCGTTGAGGTCAAGACATCGCGGCTCGATCTGGTTGAGATCGAAGGCCCCGCATTTGAGCAAAGTTTTACAGTCACAGACGGGCGCGACACGTGGACAGTGACGCTGGTTGAGGGCGCAACACCATCTGCGCGTCTGTGCATGTTCGTGGGTGAAATTCCACCACGCACGGCTGACTTGTGGATTGTGAACCACACTGTTGATTTGAAATCCCGCGATCAAAACGATGATCCAGCTGGCGGCGTGATTTGCTTCACGCCCGGCACGATGATCCGCACAGAAGAAGGTTTGATGCGGGTTGAGGACATTCATGAAGGCATCAAAGTTCAAACGAAGGACAACGGTTGCCAAGAAGTACTATGGACAGGGCAGCGCCGCGTAACGGGCGCACGTCTTTATGCAATGCCACACCTGTGCCCGGTTCGCTTGCGGGCAGGGTCACTTGATAACGATGTGCCAGATGCGGGCCTGCTGGTCAGCCCAGATCACCGCGTGATGGTCAAAGGCGCGCGTGCACGGGCTTTGTTTAACACTGATGAAGTTTTGGTGACGGCGCGGGACTTGGTGAATGACCAATCTATCTACGTCGATCGTTCTATGCGCGAAGTGCAGTATATTCATATGCTGTTGCCGAACCACGAGGTGGTGTTTGCCAATGGTGTAGAAAGCGAAAGTTTCCATCCGGCGAGTGCAGGACTTGACCATTTGGGCGACGACGACCGCGCTCGTTTGTTTGCACAGGTGCCGGACATTCAGACTGACGTGAATTCCTATGGTGCATACGCGCGGCGCGTGACGTCGGCGTCCGAAGCGGCAATTCTGCGTCACGACGTGGCATAAGCCCAATTTTATTAGCAAACCGACGGTTAGATGTGTTGACTCATGTCAGCACCGGTCGTAATGCAGCCTTTCAATTGGTGTTGGTGACCCCCGCAAGGGGATTTCTGTCAGGGTTCGCCCAAAGGACAACGCCCTTCATAGCCCGCTTTGGGCCTCTAATCGAAGGAGATCAGCGTATGACTAAACGTACCGCTGCCAAGTACAAAATTGACCGTCGGATGGGTGAAAACATCTGGGGTCGTCCGAAATCCCCTGTAAACCGTCGTGAATACGGCCCCGGCCAGCACGGTCAGCGTCGAAAAGGCAAATTGTCCGACTTCGGCATGCAGTTGCGCGCTAAGCAAAAACTGAAGGGTTACTACGGCGACCTGACAGAGAAGCAATTCCGCCGCATCTTTACAGAAGCTGAACGCGTAAAAGGCGATACAGGTGAAAACCTGATCGGTTTGCTTGAGCGCCGCTTGGACGCAGTTGTTTACCGCGCCAAATTCGTTCCAACTGTTTTCGCTGCACGCCAGTTCGTGAACCACGGCCACGTCACAGTAAACGGCAAGAAGGTTAACATCCCATCTTACCGCGTTAAAGAAGGCGATGTGATCGCTGTTCGTGACAGCTCGAAGCAGAACGTTGCTGTTCTCGAAGCGATCGCGCTGACTGAGCGTGACGTTCCTGACTACATGGAAGCTGACCACAGCAAAATGACAGCGACTTTCGTTCGCACACCTGGTTTCGGCGATGTGCCGTACCCAGTCATGATGGAACCAAACCTCGTGATCGAATACTACGCTCAGAACTAATTCTGTTCAGAGTATGAAATCGAGAAAGCCGCGCCTTTTGGGTGCGGCTTTTTTGATTCAGATTCCACAGAAATACAACGAGAGCGGGTATTGAACGTATCTGGCGTTGCGGGCCGAGTCCTTCGCCCGCTAATTGTTTGGAAACAACAATTTTCAGGTACGAGCATATGTCAGACGAGAACCAACAAGACGAAAAACTAACAGTAGAAGAGCATTTTGAACGAGGACTGTTTGCGTCCCGTTGGCTATTGGCGCCGATGTATTTTGGCTTGGTTGTTAGCCTTGCGATGCTCACGTTGATTTTTGGTCGTGAACTTTTGTACTACGCACCGAAAATCTTGACGCTTTCATCCGACAAATCAATTCTCGTCGTTCTAACGTTGATCGATTTGACGTTGGCGGGGAACCTTTTGCTGATCGTCTTGTTCTCAGGCTACGAAAACTTCGTGTCGAAGTTTGATTTGGATGAAAACGAAGATAAGCCTGATTGGATGGGTACGGTTGATTACTCCGGCCTGAAGATGAAGCTCATCGCATCGATTGTTGCGATTTCTGCCATTCACCTCCTGAAGAAGTTCATGGAAATCGGTATTCCCGAGGCCGATGCGCTTTATACCCCCGAAAAGCTGAAATGGTTGGTCATCATCCATATGAGTTTTGTTCTCTCTGGGATCATCCTTGCCGGCATGGACTACATTTCCGCTGCTGCGAAAATGAAAATGAAAGAAGCGGCTAAGAAGTAACGCTTCTGGTCTCTGCGTCCTTGCCCCATTAGAAGGGCAGGGACGCAATACGGAATCTAGTGATGAGCAAGATCAAAGCACAGCCCGGCATTATGGATATCACCCTGTATCAGGGCGGTAAAAGTCATGTCGACGGGATGGACAACGTTCTAAAGCTGTCGTCGAACGAAAACCCGTTCGGCCCATCTGATGCCACCAAAGACGCCATGGTGCGCGCGTCTCATGAATTGCACCGCTACCCGTCCACCGATCACGCGACATTGCGCGAAGCGATTGGTGATGTTTGGGGTCTCGATCCTGAACGCATTATCTGCGGCAATGGATCTGGCGAAGTTCTTATGATGATCGCGCAGGCCTTTGCGGGCAAAGGCGATGAGGTTCTTTTCACAGAGCACGGCTTTGCCATGTACCCGATCTACGCCAACGCGAACGGCGCGAAACCTGTTGTCGTGGCAGAAAAAAACCGCACCGTTGACGTGGATGCGCTGCTTGCAGCCTGCACCAAGAAAACCAAGGTTTGCTACATCGCAAATCCGGCCAATCCAACCGGCACGATGATTGATGACGCCGAGCTAGCACGCCTAGCCGATGGGCTACCGAAAGGCGCCGTTTTGGTTCTGGATGGTGCCTATGCTGAATTTGTTGAGGGCTATGACGGCGGCAAAGCGCTGGTCGAAAGCCGCGACAACGTCATCATGACGCGCACATTTTCCAAAATTTATGGGCTTGGCGGGCTGCGGATCGGATATGGCTATGCGCCACAGCCGATTATCGACGTGTTGCTGCGTATTCGCGGGCCGTTCAACCTGTCCGCACCTGCACTGGCTGCGGCAGAAACCGCGATGCGTGACACCGCCCATACCGAGAAATGCCGAACTGAAAATGCCAAGCAACGCGACTGGATGGCGGCTGCACTGGCCGACATGGGCCTGCCGTCTGACCTGTCTAGCGCAAACTTTATCCTCGTGCGTTTTGAGTCTGAAGACGCGGCTAAGGCGTGCAATGATCATCTGACAGCACAAGGCATTCTGGTGCGTTATGTCGGCGGTTATGGCATCCCAGAAGGGCTGCGTATCACCGTCGGTGACGAGGCATCCTGCCGCCGCGTCGTTCATGCAATCGGGAAATTTATGAACCCTGACAAGGACGTTGACGCATGACTGTAATGTATGACCGCGTAGCGCTTATTGGGCTTGGCTTGATTGCGTCCTCGATGTTTTGGGCGATGAAGCGCGCCGGCATTGCTGGTGAAGTGACTGGCTATGCACGTTCCGATGAAACGCGTGATGTTGCCCGTGAAATCGGACTGTGTGATCGCATTTGCGACAGTGCCGCAGACGCCTGCGAAGGCGCGGACTTGATCGTGCTATGCGTGCCGATTGGCGCGATGGACGCAGTCGCGCGCGAAATTTCAAGCGTGTTGAAAAAGGGTGCTGTCGTTACGGACGTTGGTTCCGTGAAACGCGCAGTGATTGATGCCGTTGGGCCGCATATCCCCGAGGGTGTGCATTTCGTTCCGGGTCACCCGCTTGCTGGTACGGAACAATCCGGTCCGCGCTCTGGTTTCGCTGAACTGTTCGACAACCGTTGGTGTGTTCTGACACCCGAAGGTGCTGATGCAGACGCGACAGCCAAATTGCGCAGCTACTGGGAAGCGTTGGGATCAAACGTGGATGAAATGGACGCGGATCACCACGATCTGGTCCTCGCCGTGACGTCCCACACGCCGCACTTGATTGCTTACACAATGGTCGGCGTTGCTGATGACCTCAGCCGCGTGACGGATACCGAAGTCGTCAAGTTTTCTGCCGCAGGCTTTCGTGATTTCACCCGCATCGCCGCGTCTGATCCGACGATGTGGCGCGATGTGTTTTTAAACAACAAAGAAGCCACGCTGGAAATCCTCGGGCGCTTCACCGAGGAATTGTTCGCCCTGCAACGTGCGATCCGTCAGGGCGACGGCGAACACCTGCATGATTATTTCACCCGCACCCGCAGCATTCGCCGCGGCATTATCGAAGCGGGCCAAGATACGGACGCGCCGAACTTTGGCCGCAACCCGAAACCATGAAGCTCCTCGCGACGGTCCTAAGCGTAGCAGTGGTTCTCAGCGCATGTTCGCGTGACGAACCTGAAGCAAATGCGCAGCTCGGCCCCGGAAATGTGTGCGGCGACCCGGCGTTGTTCGGCGAAGCAATCGGTATGGTTGAGGGGTCTGGCGCCTGCGGCATTGAAGGTGCTGTGCGCTTGACTGCCGTGTCAGGTGTGACGCTTTCAACCCCAGCGACGATCAACTGTTCAACAGCAACTGCGTTGAAAACATGGGTCGAAGACGGTGTTCGCCCCTCAGTTGGGGATACAGGCGGCGGCGTGACCTCCTTGCGCGTTGTGGCGCATTATTCCTGTCGTAGCCGAAACAACCAACCCGGCGCTCGCCTGTCTGAGCACAGCTTTGGAAACGCGATTGATATCGCGGGTATCGGGCTAGCAGATGGTTCTGAAATGACGGTTTTGACGCACTGGAATGGGCAATACGCCAGCCAACTGCGCCAGATGTGGCAAGCCGCTTGCGGCCCTTTCGGAACGGTCTTAGGCCCAGAAGCCGACCGCCATCACCGCGATCACTTCCATTTTGATACCGCCGACTACAGATCCGGTAGCTATTGCCGCTAAGCTAGCGAAGCAATGGTGCGGCACCCAGCGGGATCGGACCAAGTGCCATCTGACCATCGGTGATCGTAAGCGTGGCCGTTAGCGTGTCTGGCACAT
This Octadecabacter temperatus DNA region includes the following protein-coding sequences:
- a CDS encoding prephenate/arogenate dehydrogenase family protein → MTVMYDRVALIGLGLIASSMFWAMKRAGIAGEVTGYARSDETRDVAREIGLCDRICDSAADACEGADLIVLCVPIGAMDAVAREISSVLKKGAVVTDVGSVKRAVIDAVGPHIPEGVHFVPGHPLAGTEQSGPRSGFAELFDNRWCVLTPEGADADATAKLRSYWEALGSNVDEMDADHHDLVLAVTSHTPHLIAYTMVGVADDLSRVTDTEVVKFSAAGFRDFTRIAASDPTMWRDVFLNNKEATLEILGRFTEELFALQRAIRQGDGEHLHDYFTRTRSIRRGIIEAGQDTDAPNFGRNPKP
- the rpsD gene encoding 30S ribosomal protein S4; this encodes MTKRTAAKYKIDRRMGENIWGRPKSPVNRREYGPGQHGQRRKGKLSDFGMQLRAKQKLKGYYGDLTEKQFRRIFTEAERVKGDTGENLIGLLERRLDAVVYRAKFVPTVFAARQFVNHGHVTVNGKKVNIPSYRVKEGDVIAVRDSSKQNVAVLEAIALTERDVPDYMEADHSKMTATFVRTPGFGDVPYPVMMEPNLVIEYYAQN
- a CDS encoding TIGR00645 family protein, with protein sequence MSDENQQDEKLTVEEHFERGLFASRWLLAPMYFGLVVSLAMLTLIFGRELLYYAPKILTLSSDKSILVVLTLIDLTLAGNLLLIVLFSGYENFVSKFDLDENEDKPDWMGTVDYSGLKMKLIASIVAISAIHLLKKFMEIGIPEADALYTPEKLKWLVIIHMSFVLSGIILAGMDYISAAAKMKMKEAAKK
- a CDS encoding Hint domain-containing protein, with the protein product MKTGFKGTFVISWSQTELDGFWSAPLENLRVGTAWSWTGEAVRVDGPADILPLGDAAGEADIRKRAAMSVRRLLKAVEVKTSRLDLVEIEGPAFEQSFTVTDGRDTWTVTLVEGATPSARLCMFVGEIPPRTADLWIVNHTVDLKSRDQNDDPAGGVICFTPGTMIRTEEGLMRVEDIHEGIKVQTKDNGCQEVLWTGQRRVTGARLYAMPHLCPVRLRAGSLDNDVPDAGLLVSPDHRVMVKGARARALFNTDEVLVTARDLVNDQSIYVDRSMREVQYIHMLLPNHEVVFANGVESESFHPASAGLDHLGDDDRARLFAQVPDIQTDVNSYGAYARRVTSASEAAILRHDVA
- the hisC gene encoding histidinol-phosphate transaminase, with the protein product MSKIKAQPGIMDITLYQGGKSHVDGMDNVLKLSSNENPFGPSDATKDAMVRASHELHRYPSTDHATLREAIGDVWGLDPERIICGNGSGEVLMMIAQAFAGKGDEVLFTEHGFAMYPIYANANGAKPVVVAEKNRTVDVDALLAACTKKTKVCYIANPANPTGTMIDDAELARLADGLPKGAVLVLDGAYAEFVEGYDGGKALVESRDNVIMTRTFSKIYGLGGLRIGYGYAPQPIIDVLLRIRGPFNLSAPALAAAETAMRDTAHTEKCRTENAKQRDWMAAALADMGLPSDLSSANFILVRFESEDAAKACNDHLTAQGILVRYVGGYGIPEGLRITVGDEASCRRVVHAIGKFMNPDKDVDA
- a CDS encoding extensin family protein, with protein sequence MKLLATVLSVAVVLSACSRDEPEANAQLGPGNVCGDPALFGEAIGMVEGSGACGIEGAVRLTAVSGVTLSTPATINCSTATALKTWVEDGVRPSVGDTGGGVTSLRVVAHYSCRSRNNQPGARLSEHSFGNAIDIAGIGLADGSEMTVLTHWNGQYASQLRQMWQAACGPFGTVLGPEADRHHRDHFHFDTADYRSGSYCR